In one window of uncultured Acetobacteroides sp. DNA:
- the infB gene encoding translation initiation factor IF-2 produces the protein MTQDKSTRLLKAAKELNVGVQTIVDFLHKKGIEVDSNPNSKITTEAYLLLEKEFGKEFKLKAEASKVDLKGIREKKATVSIDDVLKGSTPDDEDESEDDSERSIILKDNTNTERHKHHEPEVEKIETPKIKGPNIIGKIDLEPKRVARPAANESPIEEEVKPQPAAEVKAEKTEPSPIEKTQEVKIEKAAEIEPATPVVAVEDKVVAENKPSAPVENKIVEEVKPVQEKPATPDDTEGKQPNRPKPTPAPEKEPEIAEEPKKGVEETKKDLVKEVVVKEEVVETTTETSEELFRADVEKLSGPTVVGKIDLSAFAPKKKPVATSANTPNAGDKNKKKRKRIKPDQKVNVEGESKAQDGVRQPQFPPRAKPLEKGPKQTDASRPQKGPRQGQPGAQQGQGGGNRLQVNRNPAGPQKGGSKFAAKKPIHKEVSDEDVQKQIKDTLARLTAKGAKSKSSKYRRDKRDDVRQRMMAEQELAEAERSIIKVTEFVTVNELANMMDVPVTDVIGACMNLGLMVSINQRLDAEALVLVAEEFGYKVEFVAAEIQESIQEEEDKPEDLLPRSPIVTVMGHVDHGKTSLLDYIRKANVIAGEAGGITQHIGAYSVKIDDERRITFLDTPGHEAFTAMRARGAKVTDIAIIIIAADDSVMPQTKEAINHAVAAGVPMVFAINKVDKPGANPERIREQLAAMNYLVEDWGGKYQVQEISAKKGEGIQELLDKVLLEAEMLELKANPNKNAVGSVIESTLDKGRGYVTTMLVHAGTLKVGDVVLSGPYYGRVKAMFNERGKKITKAGPSVPVLMLGLNGAPTAGETFNVLEEREAKDIANKREQLQRMQGLRATKHITLDEIGRRIAVGNFKELNIIVKGDVDGSIEALTDSLIKLSNEEVQVNVIHKAVGQISESDVLLAAASNAIVVGFQVRPSTNARRIAENEGIEIRHYSIIYDAINEVKDAIEGMLSPEIKEETTCSVEVMEVFKITKVGTIAGCIVREGTVVRNSKIRIIRDGIVVHSGELDSLKRFKDDVKEVKSGFECGLSIKNYSDIQTGDFIEGYELIEVKKTLD, from the coding sequence ATGACGCAGGATAAATCAACACGGCTCCTTAAAGCAGCTAAGGAGTTAAACGTAGGGGTTCAGACCATTGTAGATTTTCTTCATAAGAAGGGAATAGAGGTCGACTCGAACCCTAACTCCAAAATAACCACCGAAGCATACCTATTGCTGGAGAAGGAATTCGGCAAGGAGTTTAAGCTAAAAGCAGAAGCCAGCAAGGTTGACCTTAAGGGCATCCGAGAAAAAAAGGCTACTGTGTCTATAGACGACGTGCTTAAAGGCTCAACCCCTGACGACGAAGATGAAAGCGAGGACGATAGCGAACGGAGCATCATCCTAAAGGACAACACCAACACCGAAAGGCATAAGCACCATGAGCCAGAGGTGGAAAAAATTGAGACTCCAAAGATTAAGGGACCGAACATCATAGGCAAAATAGATCTCGAGCCTAAGCGCGTTGCCCGTCCTGCTGCCAACGAATCACCTATCGAAGAGGAAGTAAAACCGCAACCTGCTGCTGAGGTTAAAGCGGAGAAAACCGAACCTTCGCCTATCGAAAAAACACAAGAAGTCAAAATTGAAAAAGCGGCAGAAATAGAACCTGCTACTCCTGTAGTTGCTGTAGAAGATAAAGTAGTTGCAGAAAATAAACCTTCTGCACCAGTCGAGAATAAAATAGTCGAAGAGGTTAAGCCTGTGCAAGAAAAGCCAGCAACACCTGACGATACCGAAGGTAAACAACCAAACCGCCCCAAGCCAACTCCTGCACCTGAGAAAGAGCCGGAAATCGCCGAAGAACCTAAAAAGGGCGTTGAAGAAACGAAAAAAGATTTAGTGAAAGAAGTAGTTGTAAAAGAAGAGGTGGTTGAAACAACTACCGAAACCAGCGAAGAACTTTTTAGGGCTGACGTAGAAAAGCTCTCGGGACCAACCGTTGTTGGCAAAATTGACTTGTCGGCTTTTGCGCCTAAGAAGAAGCCAGTTGCTACTTCGGCAAATACCCCAAATGCAGGAGATAAGAACAAGAAGAAGCGCAAGCGCATTAAGCCCGATCAAAAAGTTAACGTAGAAGGAGAGTCTAAGGCTCAAGACGGCGTTCGTCAGCCTCAGTTTCCACCTCGTGCAAAACCACTTGAAAAGGGTCCAAAGCAAACTGACGCTAGCCGTCCACAAAAAGGACCTCGCCAAGGTCAGCCAGGAGCACAGCAAGGTCAAGGAGGTGGTAACCGTCTACAGGTTAACCGTAATCCAGCAGGTCCACAAAAAGGTGGATCAAAGTTTGCCGCTAAGAAACCTATACATAAAGAGGTTAGCGACGAAGATGTACAAAAGCAAATTAAGGATACTCTAGCTCGTCTTACTGCAAAAGGTGCGAAGAGCAAGAGTTCGAAATATCGTAGAGATAAGCGCGACGATGTTCGTCAGCGTATGATGGCTGAGCAAGAACTTGCTGAGGCAGAACGTAGCATCATCAAAGTAACCGAGTTTGTTACCGTAAACGAGTTGGCTAACATGATGGATGTTCCGGTTACCGATGTAATTGGAGCATGCATGAACCTAGGTTTGATGGTATCTATCAACCAGCGTTTGGATGCAGAGGCCCTTGTTTTGGTAGCTGAAGAGTTTGGCTATAAGGTTGAGTTCGTTGCTGCTGAAATTCAAGAATCTATCCAGGAAGAGGAGGATAAGCCAGAGGATCTACTCCCCCGCTCTCCAATTGTTACCGTAATGGGTCACGTAGACCACGGTAAAACATCGCTGTTGGACTACATACGTAAAGCAAATGTAATTGCCGGTGAGGCAGGTGGTATCACCCAGCACATTGGAGCCTACTCTGTAAAGATCGACGACGAGCGTAGAATTACGTTCCTCGACACCCCAGGTCACGAAGCATTTACTGCGATGCGTGCTCGTGGAGCTAAGGTTACCGATATTGCCATCATCATTATTGCTGCAGACGATAGCGTGATGCCTCAAACCAAGGAGGCCATCAACCACGCAGTTGCCGCAGGTGTTCCAATGGTATTCGCCATCAACAAGGTGGATAAACCAGGAGCCAATCCAGAAAGAATTCGCGAACAGCTTGCCGCCATGAACTACCTCGTAGAGGATTGGGGCGGTAAGTATCAGGTTCAAGAAATATCAGCCAAAAAGGGCGAAGGCATTCAGGAACTTTTAGATAAAGTTTTACTAGAGGCCGAAATGCTAGAGTTAAAAGCAAATCCAAACAAGAATGCAGTAGGTTCCGTTATCGAATCGACTCTTGATAAGGGTCGCGGTTACGTTACTACTATGCTGGTTCATGCAGGAACGCTTAAAGTTGGAGACGTTGTTCTTTCGGGACCATACTACGGTCGCGTAAAAGCAATGTTCAACGAGCGCGGTAAGAAGATAACCAAGGCAGGACCATCTGTTCCTGTACTGATGCTCGGTTTGAACGGAGCTCCAACCGCAGGTGAAACCTTCAATGTACTTGAAGAGCGCGAGGCAAAGGATATCGCCAACAAGCGTGAGCAGTTGCAGCGTATGCAGGGTCTACGTGCAACCAAGCATATTACACTCGACGAAATCGGTCGCCGTATTGCCGTTGGAAACTTCAAAGAACTTAACATCATCGTTAAGGGTGACGTGGATGGTTCTATCGAAGCACTTACCGACTCGCTCATCAAGCTTTCGAACGAAGAGGTACAGGTTAACGTAATCCACAAGGCAGTAGGTCAAATCTCTGAATCTGATGTTTTGTTGGCTGCTGCATCAAATGCAATCGTTGTTGGATTCCAGGTTCGTCCATCAACCAACGCTCGCCGTATTGCAGAGAACGAGGGTATTGAAATCCGTCACTACTCGATCATCTACGATGCTATCAACGAGGTTAAGGATGCGATCGAGGGTATGCTTTCTCCTGAAATCAAGGAAGAGACAACCTGCTCTGTTGAGGTTATGGAAGTATTCAAGATTACCAAGGTGGGGACGATTGCCGGATGTATTGTTCGCGAGGGCACAGTTGTTCGCAACTCCAAGATCCGCATTATCCGCGACGGTATTGTGGTTCACTCGGGAGAGTTGGATTCGCTTAAGCGCTTTAAGGATGACGTTAAGGAGGTTAAGAGCGGCTTCGAGTGTGGTTTGAGCATTAAGAACTATAGCGACATTCAAACTGGCGACTTCATTGAAGGCTACGAACTAATTGAGGTGAAGAAAACACTAGACTAG
- the nusA gene encoding transcription termination factor NusA, which translates to MENLNLIETFAEFKELKNIDRPTMMSVLEDVFRGLLVKLYGSDENFDIIVNIDKGNLEIYHNRIVVADGELEDPTKEIPLSEAKKIDEDYEVGEEVSEEVRFEKFGRRAILALRQNLAGRIMDLEKASIFNKYKDKVGQVINGEVYQVWKKEILVIDDENNELILPRTEQIPSDFYRKGDTLKAVVVRVEMRNSNPLIILSRTSPVFLERLFEQEVPEIFDGLITIKKIVRVPGERAKVAVESYDERIDPVGACVGMKGSRIHGIVRELRNENIDVINFTHNTQLYISRALSPAKISSIKFDEENSKADVYLKPTEVSLAIGKGGLNIKLAGQLTGYEIDVYRENSENDEDVSLDEFGDEIEGWIIDQLKNIGCDTAKSVLEISVSELVRRTDLEEETVVEVVNILRSEFDA; encoded by the coding sequence ATGGAAAATCTTAACCTTATAGAAACATTCGCAGAGTTTAAAGAACTCAAGAATATAGACCGTCCAACCATGATGAGCGTTCTTGAGGACGTATTTCGTGGCCTTCTCGTAAAACTTTACGGAAGCGACGAAAACTTCGACATCATCGTGAATATCGACAAGGGGAACCTTGAGATATACCACAACCGTATCGTGGTTGCCGATGGCGAGTTGGAAGATCCGACTAAAGAGATTCCGCTTAGCGAAGCCAAAAAGATTGACGAGGACTACGAAGTTGGCGAAGAAGTATCTGAAGAGGTCAGGTTCGAGAAGTTCGGACGCCGCGCAATCCTTGCACTCCGCCAAAATCTAGCAGGCCGAATCATGGATCTCGAAAAAGCGAGCATCTTCAACAAGTATAAAGACAAGGTAGGCCAAGTGATCAACGGAGAGGTGTACCAAGTTTGGAAGAAAGAGATCCTTGTTATCGACGATGAAAACAACGAGCTCATCCTGCCCCGCACCGAACAAATTCCATCTGACTTCTACCGCAAAGGCGATACGCTAAAGGCAGTAGTTGTTCGCGTTGAAATGCGCAACAGCAACCCACTTATCATCCTTTCAAGAACATCACCCGTATTCCTAGAGCGCCTTTTCGAACAGGAAGTACCCGAAATTTTCGACGGGCTAATCACCATAAAGAAGATTGTACGCGTACCTGGCGAGCGCGCAAAAGTAGCCGTAGAGAGCTACGACGAGCGCATCGACCCAGTTGGAGCTTGCGTTGGTATGAAAGGATCACGCATTCACGGAATCGTTCGTGAACTTCGCAACGAAAATATCGACGTTATCAACTTTACGCATAACACGCAGCTGTACATCTCTCGTGCCCTTAGCCCCGCTAAGATTAGCAGCATTAAGTTCGATGAGGAAAATAGCAAAGCAGATGTGTACCTAAAACCAACCGAAGTATCGCTTGCCATTGGTAAGGGTGGACTCAACATCAAGTTGGCAGGTCAGCTAACCGGTTACGAAATCGACGTTTACAGAGAAAACTCAGAGAACGACGAAGACGTATCACTAGACGAATTCGGCGATGAAATCGAAGGCTGGATCATCGATCAGCTCAAGAATATTGGCTGCGATACAGCTAAGAGCGTACTCGAAATTTCGGTAAGCGAGTTGGTACGCAGAACCGACTTAGAAGAAGAAACTGTAGTCGAAGTGGTAAACATTCTTCGTTCGGAGTTTGATGCGTAG
- the rimP gene encoding ribosome assembly cofactor RimP, with translation MVDQAFVKKIVEEKLAELELFLVDLKIDTANKIDIAIDGDNGVGIDQCIAVSRAVEGSLDREKEDFELMVASPGVGQPFKVHHQYTKAVGRLVEVQLLDGTKVAGTLSEVTPEDFEVTFSRKEQIEGTKKKQVVEVKQRIAFADAKSTKETISFK, from the coding sequence ATGGTAGATCAGGCATTTGTAAAAAAAATCGTAGAGGAAAAACTAGCCGAACTGGAGCTGTTCCTTGTAGATTTGAAAATCGATACCGCAAACAAAATCGACATTGCCATTGATGGCGATAACGGAGTAGGCATCGACCAATGCATTGCAGTTAGCCGCGCCGTAGAGGGCTCGCTCGACCGCGAAAAAGAAGATTTCGAGTTAATGGTTGCATCACCTGGAGTCGGTCAACCTTTCAAAGTTCACCACCAGTACACCAAAGCCGTAGGCCGTTTGGTAGAGGTGCAGCTGCTCGACGGAACCAAAGTTGCCGGAACCCTAAGCGAGGTAACTCCCGAGGATTTCGAGGTTACCTTCTCCAGAAAGGAGCAAATCGAGGGAACCAAGAAAAAGCAGGTCGTAGAGGTAAAGCAGCGCATTGCCTTTGCCGATGCGAAATCGACTAAAGAAACAATATCATTCAAGTAA
- a CDS encoding alpha amylase C-terminal domain-containing protein: MNNELGIIRHDRLLQPYADTINRRHANILKREMELTQGQLSLGEFANGHMYFGLNRTSDGWVFREWAPAASRIYLIGDFSGWQEQETFRLYPLENGVWELWLEPSQLQHGQHYKLSIHSSSGKFERIPAWATRVVQNDSTKIFSAQVWDPQYEYEFRVKHFKPHTSPLLIYECHIGMATEQERVGIFNEFRENVLPRIAALGYNAIQLMAIQEHPYYGSFGYHVSSFFAPSSRFGTPEELKQLVDAAHELGIAVIMDLVHSHAVKNEVEGLGSFDGTPFQYFHEGSRREHPAWDSLCFDYAKPQVQHYLLSNCKYWLQEFKFDGFRFDGVTSMIYLTHGLNQAFTSYNDYYNGNQDEDAIAYLALANKLVHQFNPNAITIAEEMSGMPGVATKQEDGGLGFDYRMAMGIPDYWIKLTKDHTDEEWRPSDIYGQLTNRRKEEKTISYAESHDQALVGDKTIIFRLTDAKMYWHMRIEDADLTVNRGIALHKMIRLITAATINGGYLNFMGNEFGHPEWIDFPREGNGWSYKYARRQWSLATDPSLKYQYLAKFDRAMVSLLKGMKDFHRTALAKLWDKDDDQVLAFGRNDLVFVFNFNPNQSFTDYGILAPTGKYTVILNTDAKEFGGFGSNDDSIEHLTQPPPLHRSNSKEWLKLYLPSRTALVLRKVRDRAILKPSFWPLNNG; the protein is encoded by the coding sequence ATGAACAACGAACTAGGCATCATCCGGCACGACAGGCTGCTCCAGCCCTACGCCGACACCATCAACCGCCGGCACGCCAACATCCTAAAACGGGAGATGGAGCTCACGCAAGGCCAGCTTTCGCTTGGCGAATTCGCCAACGGCCACATGTACTTTGGCCTGAACCGCACCTCCGACGGCTGGGTTTTCCGGGAGTGGGCTCCTGCAGCATCGCGCATCTACCTGATCGGCGACTTTAGCGGATGGCAGGAGCAGGAAACGTTCCGCCTCTACCCCCTCGAAAATGGCGTCTGGGAACTTTGGCTAGAGCCCAGCCAGCTGCAGCACGGTCAGCACTACAAGCTGTCCATCCACAGCAGCAGCGGCAAGTTCGAGCGCATCCCCGCGTGGGCAACCCGCGTCGTTCAAAACGATTCCACCAAGATATTCTCCGCGCAGGTTTGGGATCCACAGTACGAATACGAATTTCGCGTTAAGCACTTTAAGCCCCACACCTCTCCGCTCCTCATCTACGAGTGCCACATTGGGATGGCCACCGAACAGGAGCGAGTTGGCATCTTCAACGAGTTTAGGGAGAACGTTCTTCCGCGCATTGCCGCGCTGGGCTACAACGCCATCCAGCTGATGGCCATTCAGGAGCACCCCTACTACGGATCGTTCGGCTACCACGTCTCGAGCTTCTTTGCCCCCTCGTCGCGCTTCGGCACCCCCGAAGAGCTGAAGCAGCTCGTAGATGCCGCCCACGAGCTGGGCATTGCCGTTATCATGGACCTCGTCCACTCGCACGCCGTAAAAAACGAGGTGGAAGGGCTTGGATCCTTCGACGGCACCCCGTTCCAGTACTTTCACGAGGGATCGAGGCGAGAGCATCCCGCCTGGGATTCGCTCTGCTTCGACTACGCAAAGCCCCAAGTGCAGCACTACCTCCTCTCCAACTGCAAGTACTGGCTCCAAGAGTTCAAGTTCGACGGATTCCGCTTCGACGGCGTAACCTCCATGATCTACCTCACCCACGGCCTCAACCAAGCCTTTACCAGCTACAACGACTACTACAACGGCAACCAGGACGAAGACGCCATCGCCTACCTTGCCCTTGCCAACAAGCTGGTACACCAGTTCAACCCCAATGCCATAACCATAGCCGAAGAGATGAGCGGCATGCCCGGCGTAGCCACCAAGCAGGAAGATGGCGGCCTTGGCTTCGACTACCGCATGGCCATGGGCATCCCCGACTACTGGATAAAGCTCACCAAAGATCATACGGATGAGGAATGGAGGCCCAGCGACATCTACGGGCAGCTAACCAACCGCCGGAAGGAGGAAAAGACAATCAGCTACGCAGAGAGCCACGACCAAGCGCTTGTAGGCGATAAGACCATCATATTTAGGCTTACCGATGCCAAGATGTACTGGCATATGCGGATTGAGGATGCCGACTTGACCGTCAATCGGGGCATTGCCCTCCACAAGATGATTCGCCTGATTACGGCAGCAACCATAAACGGAGGATACCTCAACTTTATGGGCAACGAATTTGGGCATCCCGAATGGATCGACTTCCCCCGCGAAGGAAATGGCTGGTCGTACAAGTACGCCCGACGACAGTGGAGCCTAGCCACCGACCCAAGTTTAAAGTACCAGTACCTAGCCAAGTTCGACAGGGCAATGGTTAGCCTCCTAAAGGGGATGAAGGATTTTCACCGCACCGCCCTTGCCAAGCTCTGGGATAAAGACGACGACCAAGTACTTGCCTTCGGGCGGAACGACCTCGTCTTCGTCTTCAACTTTAACCCCAACCAGTCATTCACGGACTACGGCATCCTAGCCCCAACCGGGAAGTACACGGTAATCCTCAACACCGACGCCAAAGAGTTTGGTGGCTTTGGCAGCAACGACGACAGCATAGAGCACCTCACTCAGCCGCCCCCCCTCCATAGGAGCAACAGCAAGGAATGGCTCAAGTTGTACCTGCCATCACGCACCGCCCTTGTTCTTCGAAAAGTTAGGGATAGGGCGATTTTGAAGCCTTCATTCTGGCCGCTCAACAACGGATAA
- a CDS encoding LD-carboxypeptidase has protein sequence MIEIPKYLEPGDTIGIVATARKVSPEELEPAVRLITAEGFRVKLANNLFEEDNQFAGTDQQRAADVMQMVNDGEVKTILCARGGYGSARILGHLDYDAIKAHPKWFCGYSDVTVMHALYNRLGIASLHSTMPINFPKDGSASASTRSLFDSLRGKHASLAAAANPLNVSGEAEGVLVGGNLSLIYSLMATDLQHDTERKILFIEDLDEYLYHMDRTMLSLRQSGVLNQLAGIAVGYLNDMNDNTIPFGKTAEQIVHEHTQQLGIPVGFGIPAGHLEPNYAMAFGVRYRLSVSESGSLLKIR, from the coding sequence ATGATAGAGATCCCAAAATACTTAGAGCCGGGCGATACGATTGGCATCGTGGCTACGGCCCGCAAGGTGTCGCCCGAAGAGCTGGAGCCCGCCGTTAGGCTGATTACCGCCGAAGGATTTAGGGTGAAGCTGGCGAACAACCTCTTTGAGGAAGACAACCAGTTTGCCGGCACCGACCAGCAGCGCGCTGCCGACGTTATGCAAATGGTGAACGATGGCGAGGTAAAAACCATCCTATGCGCCAGAGGCGGATACGGCTCGGCCCGCATCCTCGGCCATCTGGACTACGACGCCATTAAGGCCCACCCCAAGTGGTTTTGCGGCTATAGCGATGTCACCGTAATGCACGCGCTGTACAACAGGCTGGGAATAGCAAGCCTGCACAGCACCATGCCCATCAACTTTCCGAAGGACGGGTCGGCCAGCGCATCAACCCGAAGTTTGTTCGACAGCCTTAGGGGGAAGCATGCGAGCCTTGCCGCAGCCGCCAACCCGCTGAACGTATCCGGCGAAGCCGAAGGTGTGCTTGTGGGGGGCAACCTTTCGCTCATCTACAGCCTTATGGCAACCGACCTGCAGCACGACACCGAGAGGAAGATTCTTTTTATTGAAGATCTTGACGAGTACCTCTACCACATGGACCGAACCATGCTGAGCCTTAGGCAGAGCGGCGTCCTAAACCAGCTCGCCGGCATTGCGGTGGGCTACCTGAACGACATGAACGACAACACCATTCCATTTGGAAAAACCGCCGAGCAGATCGTTCACGAGCACACCCAGCAGCTGGGTATCCCGGTAGGCTTTGGCATCCCGGCGGGGCACCTCGAACCCAACTACGCCATGGCTTTTGGCGTGCGATACCGGCTCTCGGTAAGCGAATCCGGAAGCCTGCTGAAAATACGGTAA
- a CDS encoding acyloxyacyl hydrolase, translating to MKKRFLILLILIANGASASSIINLDSLGKTKLQNPFLSLNYQGGIVLPTNDFISKQKTNPSFTSYTLKYGYSSAGDCWEDYAYGMPYGGIGLYTANFYNDNHALGNPFALFAFQGTTLNDYSKPIKIKFEWQLGASFNWKPYDAFTNHENISLGSTSNVYVGLNLYASYQLLPRWDLDFGVGMTHFSNGASRLPNKGVNLFAPFFEFKYNFDSRLSLNGKSRFIPPVVEPRIDYDLLVNISSRQKKFDTTGTGLPSQYIDRNFGVYGLSFAPMLVRSYKYKYGASLDILYDESSGAKAWRATNPLDGKIYDRVTLGPFWHRFSAGLSAKGELVLPNYSIFANFGYNIIHGSSYDKRLYQVIGVKVFLKDNLFGTFGIRAARFSQAQYLYWSLGYTFKGSPLSKVRRSLPAMIKGI from the coding sequence ATGAAGAAGCGGTTCCTCATCTTACTTATACTTATAGCTAACGGAGCTTCGGCGAGCAGCATAATTAACCTCGACTCGCTAGGCAAAACTAAGCTGCAAAACCCATTTCTGTCGCTCAACTACCAGGGGGGCATTGTGCTGCCCACCAACGATTTTATCTCCAAGCAAAAGACAAACCCCTCGTTTACCTCCTACACCCTTAAGTATGGCTACTCCTCGGCGGGCGATTGCTGGGAGGACTACGCCTACGGGATGCCCTACGGCGGGATAGGCCTCTACACGGCCAACTTCTACAACGACAACCATGCCCTCGGAAATCCGTTTGCCCTCTTCGCCTTTCAGGGAACGACGCTTAACGACTACTCGAAGCCGATTAAGATTAAGTTCGAGTGGCAGCTGGGCGCCTCGTTCAACTGGAAACCCTACGATGCGTTTACCAACCACGAGAATATTTCGCTAGGCTCCACCTCCAACGTGTACGTGGGCCTCAACCTCTACGCCAGCTACCAGCTGCTTCCCCGCTGGGACCTCGACTTTGGGGTTGGCATGACCCACTTCTCCAACGGCGCCTCGCGCCTGCCCAACAAGGGGGTCAACCTGTTTGCCCCCTTCTTCGAGTTTAAGTACAACTTCGACAGCAGGCTCTCGCTTAACGGCAAGAGCCGCTTCATTCCCCCGGTTGTGGAGCCCCGAATCGACTACGACTTGCTGGTAAACATCTCCTCGCGCCAGAAGAAGTTCGACACCACCGGCACCGGCCTTCCGTCGCAGTACATCGACCGCAACTTTGGCGTTTACGGCCTTTCGTTTGCGCCCATGCTGGTGCGCAGCTACAAGTACAAGTACGGCGCTAGCCTCGACATCCTCTACGACGAGAGCTCAGGCGCCAAGGCGTGGCGCGCCACCAACCCCTTGGATGGAAAGATCTACGACCGGGTAACGCTTGGCCCGTTCTGGCATCGCTTTTCGGCGGGCCTATCGGCCAAGGGCGAGCTGGTGCTGCCCAACTACTCCATCTTTGCCAACTTCGGGTACAACATCATCCACGGAAGTTCCTACGACAAGCGGCTGTATCAGGTTATTGGGGTGAAGGTATTCCTGAAGGATAACCTCTTTGGCACCTTTGGCATACGGGCCGCCCGATTCAGCCAGGCGCAGTACCTGTACTGGAGCCTAGGGTACACCTTTAAGGGAAGCCCGCTGAGCAAGGTCAGGAGATCGTTGCCCGCCATGATTAAGGGAATTTAG
- a CDS encoding DNA polymerase III subunit delta, producing MLFKDIVGQDELKERLIRGVREGRISHAQMFLGEPGSGTIPLAIAYAQYLNCQNRGEHDSCGVCPSCHKMQKLQHPDIHFTFPVNKTSEIGDKVVVSDLFLNHWRSIVEKLTYFDEQDWYSHIDLGNKQGLINVAEADNIIKKLSFKSYEAEYKVLLMWLPERMNIAASNTLLKLVEEPPPKTIFLMVAQEEGKVLKTILSRTQIIRVPRIKYDDMGRSLAERYPASSMPIESVARLSSGSMIEARRLLELDEEGDEFFNYVIGLLRLCYQSNVIGLIEWSEEVATLGRDRIKRLLAYAQRVVREAFMLNLRMEAVSYLPLNPEQQKFYANFKPFIRPNNIEETFMLLNTAVHHINANGNAKIVLSDMALKMVKLIKP from the coding sequence ATGCTTTTTAAAGATATTGTAGGGCAAGATGAGCTGAAAGAGCGGCTAATACGGGGTGTTCGCGAAGGCCGTATCAGCCATGCGCAAATGTTTTTAGGGGAACCGGGTTCGGGGACTATTCCTTTGGCGATTGCCTACGCGCAATACCTCAACTGCCAGAATAGGGGCGAACACGACTCCTGCGGCGTTTGCCCATCGTGCCATAAGATGCAGAAGCTGCAGCATCCCGACATTCACTTCACCTTTCCCGTCAACAAAACTTCGGAAATTGGCGACAAGGTTGTGGTGAGCGACCTGTTTTTGAACCATTGGCGCTCAATTGTCGAAAAGCTCACCTACTTCGACGAGCAGGACTGGTACTCGCACATCGACTTGGGCAATAAGCAGGGGCTAATCAACGTGGCCGAAGCCGACAACATCATTAAAAAATTATCCTTTAAGTCGTACGAGGCGGAGTACAAGGTGCTCCTGATGTGGCTTCCCGAGCGGATGAACATTGCTGCCTCGAACACCCTGTTGAAGCTGGTCGAAGAGCCCCCTCCTAAAACCATATTTCTGATGGTTGCCCAAGAGGAGGGCAAGGTGCTTAAGACCATCCTTTCGCGAACTCAGATTATTCGCGTACCCCGCATCAAGTACGACGACATGGGCCGATCGCTAGCCGAAAGGTATCCCGCCTCATCGATGCCAATAGAGAGCGTTGCCAGGTTATCGTCGGGAAGCATGATTGAGGCTCGACGTCTGCTCGAACTCGACGAGGAGGGCGACGAGTTTTTTAACTACGTCATCGGATTGCTCCGCCTCTGCTACCAGTCGAACGTAATTGGGCTCATCGAATGGAGCGAGGAGGTGGCCACACTGGGGCGCGACCGCATTAAGCGCCTGCTGGCCTATGCCCAAAGGGTGGTCCGCGAGGCGTTTATGCTGAACCTCCGGATGGAGGCGGTTAGCTACCTTCCGCTCAACCCCGAGCAGCAGAAGTTCTACGCAAACTTTAAGCCTTTTATTAGGCCCAACAACATAGAGGAGACTTTTATGCTTCTCAACACCGCAGTTCACCACATAAACGCCAACGGCAACGCCAAGATTGTGCTTTCCGACATGGCGCTGAAAATGGTGAAACTGATTAAGCCGTAA